From a single Phragmites australis chromosome 7, lpPhrAust1.1, whole genome shotgun sequence genomic region:
- the LOC133924442 gene encoding protein STICHEL-like 2, whose amino-acid sequence MTDMRRHSVDVPLSRTLVQLKRVRSLRDPATNSLSKYASPSDNMIWETASSNGVTLELGRSAHHQLTEEDEDFGAEATMGSERSFRAPNARTASYRKSSAVKIRGLNPPRNKQVHRARHDGHRKSLDSNHSNHSSIRQLANNMVNNVDVEKDEEEEVNSYERPNLALAEKTDEEVKMPSYSKFRNKSSAAMSNVGSPCMSTSEVHSVGSRRSTLGHGTEETRLRSNDVVESNFSGCGISYCWSGASKYRDLYSDSDGPEQPLLSTDGTEVAFQGNVPYTDTPRCLSQKFRPRSFSELIGHNVVAQSLLYSSCKGKVAPMYLFHGPRGTGKTSTARIFAAALNCVSHEEQRPCGFCKECVILFSGKSRDVKELDAAKMDRLGRVKALLKSASLVPYSSRFKVFIIDECHLLREDAWSAITKSLDEPYRHTVYIMITSDLGSLPRTSITHCQKFHFPKIKVADIVYRLERICTEEGLEFDHDGLYFIAAKSNGSLRDAEIMLDQLSLLGKKITISLAHELVGSVSDDELIELLDLALSSDTTNTVRRARELMGSAIDPLQLVSQLANLIMDILSGRCQSAATEVSKSFLGRYALAEVGIKKLRNALKILSETEKQLRTSRNQATWVTVALLQFGTNESNLVAEPNDLHAHSVTGYTDDWVSKVNSSSNFCHACNSNKSNCSERHCRRLKLANIWRRAIGKCRSRSARSFLRKEGFLSSVHVTEELAIAEVGFGHPDHLSRAEKMQSVIECALQHVLGCNVEIRFKLVQCPVRKDAGLKRQSFSFFSCSGRKQELSDSVVTDEDEAVRPGARETPLKGYSSSQQQSPFIMQRLDSTPTVHGCEDDARSTLTSNRSMTDDLTRTCRSEANYSKGVSEQGRFNSIQEPDLQPNCFSRTLKLQKKLLSSGAAHTICLRIQPHNKMDFLPKKEFDTYFCTYEPYEQCSRSNSRATYSSRDDDLWSKNSRFGSNMLCWRAPKQSI is encoded by the exons ATGACGGACATGAGGCGTCACTCCGTGGATGTTCCACTGTCAAGAACCTTAGTGCAGCTCAAGCGAGTGAGATCGCTGCGGGATCCAGCGACAAACTCTTTGAGCAAGTATGCATCTCCTTCTGATAACATGATCTGGGAGACCGCTTCTAGCAATGGGGTTACTCTGGAGCTTGGCAGGTCAGCGCACCATCAGTTAactgaagaagatgaagatttcGGGGCTGAAGCTACAATGGGGTCAGAACGGAGTTTTCGGGCACCAAATGCAAGAACTGCGTCGTATAGGAAATCTTCTGCTGTCAAGATCAGAGGCTTAAACCCACCAAGAAATAAGCAAGTTCATCGTGCCCGCCATGATGGTCACCGCAAATCATTGGATTCTAACCACTCCAATCATAGTTCTATCCGACAATTGGCGAACAATATGGTAAACAATGTGGATGTGGAGAaggatgaagaggaggaagtGAATTCTTATGAAAGGCCAAATCTtgcattggcagagaagactgATGAAGAAGTGAAAATGCCAAGCTATTCCAAATTCAGGAACAAGTCTTCTGCTgcgatgagcaatgttggcagCCCTTGTATGTCAACCAGTGAGGTACACTCGGTTGGGTCAAGAAGAAGCACTTTAGGGCATGGAACTGAGGAAACAAGATTGAGATCGAATGATGTTGTTGAATCAAATTTCAGTGGATGTGGGATAAGCTACTGCTGGTCAGGAGCGTCAAAGTACCGAGATCTTTATTCAGATAGTGATGGTCCAGAGCAACCTCTCTTATCTACTGATGGGACTGAGGTAGCATTCCAAGGCAATGTACCATACACCGACACACCAAGGTGTTTAAGTCAGAAATTTCGCCCTCGGTCCTTCAGTGAACTAATTGGCCACAATGTAGTTGCTCAATCCCTCTTATATTCCTCTTGCAAAGGAAAAGTTGCCCCAATGTACTTGTTTCATGGCCCCCGGGGTACAGGCAAGACGTCCACAGCACGAATTTTTGCTGCTGCTCTAAACTGTGTCTCTCATGAAGAGCAAAGGCCATGTGGGTTCTGTAAAGAGTGTGTCATTCTGTTCTCTGGGAAGAGTAGAGATGTGAAGGAACTGGATGCAGCGAAAATGGATCGTTTAGGTCGAGTAAAGGCGCTTCTCAAGAGTGCATCTCTTGTCCCATACTCTTCACGCTTCAAGGTCTTCATAATAGATGAATGCCACCTTTTGCGAGAAGATGCATGGTCAGCAATAACGAAGAGTCTTGATGAGCCGTACCGGCATACTGTGTACATTATGATTACTTCTGACCTAGGTAGCCTGCCTCGCACTTCCATCACACACTGCCAGAAGTTTCATTTTCCAAAGATAAAGGTTGCAGATATTGTCTATAGGTTGGAGAGAATCTGTACAGAAGAAGGATTGGAATTTGACCATGATGGATTGTACTTCATTGCTGCAAAGTCTAATGGTTCTCTTAGAGATGCTGAAATAATGCTTGATCAGCTCAGTTTGCTTGGGAAGAAGATCACGATTTCTCTTGCACATGAACTT GTAGGATCAGTTTCTGATGACGAGTTGATCGAACTTCTTGATCTAGCATTGTCATCGGACACCACCAATACTGTAAGACGAGCTCGAGAGCTTATGGGGTCGGCAATTGATCCTCTGCAGCTGGTTTCTCAGTTGGCCAACCTTATTATGGACATTCTCTCAGGGCGATGTCAATCTGCTGCCACTGAAGTCAGCAAAAGTTTCTTGGGTAGATATGCAT TAGCAGAGGTTGGAATAAAGAAACTAAGAAATGCACTGAAAATACTATCGGAAACTGAAAAGCAATTGAGGACATCAAGAAATCAGGCTACGTGGGTTACAGTTGCACTTTTGCAATTTGGCACCAATGAATCTAACCTCGTTGCAGAACCGAATGATTTGCATGCACATTCAGTAACTGGATATACAG ATGACTGGGTTTCCAAGGTGAACTCAAGCTCCAATTTTTGTCATGCATGCAACAGTAACAAGTCCAATTGTTCCGAGAGACACTGTAGGCGGCTTAAGCTTGCGAACATCTGGAGGAGAGCCATTGGAAAGTGTCGATCAAGGTCAGCCAGAAGTTTCCTCAGGAAAGAAGGCTTCTTATCATCTGTCCATGTTACCGAAG AACTGGCTATAGCAGAAGTTGGATTTGGCCACCCAGATCACCTATCAAGGGCAGAGAAAATGCAAAGCGTAATAGAATGCGCTTTGCAGCATGTTCTCGGGTGCAATGTGGAGATCAGGTTCAAGCTTGTACAGTGTCCAGTGAGGAAAGATGCTGGGTTGAAGAGACAATCATTCAGTTTTTTCAGCTGCTCAGGGCGGAAGCAAGAGCTGTCAGATTCAGTTGTGACTGATGAAGATGAAGCTGTGAGACCTGGAGCAAGAGAAACACCCCTTAAAGGCTACTCTTCTAGCCAGCAGCAATCACCATTTATCATGCAACGTCTTGACTCCACTCCAACAGTCCATGGGTGTGAGGATGATGCTCGGAGTACCTTGACATCGAACAGATCCATGACAGATGACCTGACGAGGACGTGCAGGTCGGAGGCTAACTACTCAAAGGGTGTCAGCGAGCAGGGTCGTTTTAATAGCATCCAGGAGCCTGACCTACAACCGAATTGCTTCTCACGAACACTCAAGCTTCAAAAGAAGTTACTGTCGTCTGGTGCAGCACACACAATCTGTTTGAGGATCCAGCCGCATAACAAAATGGATTTCCTACCTAAGAAAGAATTTGATACGTATTTCTGCACATACGAGCCTTACGAGCAGTGTTCAAGATCAAATTCACGAGCTACTTACAGTTCAAGAGATGATGACTT GTGGAGCAAGAATTCACGGTTCGGTTCGAATATGCTCTGCTGGAGGGCCCCTAAACAATCCATCTAA
- the LOC133924443 gene encoding uncharacterized protein LOC133924443: MQCPMDATDSKASVVIKFHKIVNETSSHSSLSHPATNRSQRHCFGNEATERCSLTANPSILLHVLSSYELDPKDLAALEATCKFFRNPASFQPDVELSLPELAAFDMCRQKAMFRPMKREEKERLKQRCGGSWKLVLMYMLVGEKNYRREKSQVIAGPGHSIVVTTKGDVYSFGANCSGQLGLGNTEDQFKPCLIRSLQGIRIIQAAVGSRRTMLVSDTGHVYTFGQDIFGGLEFFGTADVNYTSSPKLVESLKGIFVVQASIGGYFSAVLSREGQVYTFSWGRDKRLGHSSDLADVEPRLLSGPLEDALVVQIAAGNCYLLMLAYQPTGMSVYSVGCGLGGKLGHGCKINEGIPKLIEHFQALDIKPLSISAGTFHAAVLGCDGRVFTWGWSNYGCLGHDDEKECMTLPTAVEGLRGVKAMHVSAGEYTTFVVADNGDVYSFGWADSSNLGFQADDSENADVRTPKLVTSFVVLDEKVAQISATNTWDWLNEDMCSSHTIALSESGKLYSFGGGTKGQLGVKLAEGQETRPTPARVAIDPI; encoded by the exons ATGCAGTGCCCAATGGATGCTACAGACAGCAAAGCCTCCGTGGTTATAAAGTTCCACAAAATTGTGAATGAGACCAGTTCCCACTCTTCTCTATCGCATCCAGCAACGAATCGCTCACAACGCCATTGCTTTGGAAATGAAGCCACAGAGCGATGCTCCCTCACTGCAAACCCGTCCATTCTCCTCCATGTGCTCTCATCCTATGAGCTGGACCCTAAAGATCTGGCTGCCTTGGAG GCTACATGTAAATTCTTCAGGAACCCTGCAAGCTTCCAACCAGACGTTGAGCTGTCTCTTCCAGAACTTGCAGCATTTGATATGTGCCGTCAAAAGGCCATGTTTAGGCCAATGAAGCGTGAGGAAAAGGAGCGGTTGAAGCAGCGGTGTGGGGGCTCTTGGAAGCTTGTCCTTATGTACATGTTGGTTGGTGAGAAGAATTACCGCCGTGAGAAATCTCAGGTTATTGCTGGACCAGGCCACAGCATTGTTGTCACAACAAAGGGGGATGTGTATTCATTCGGCGCAAATTGCTCAGGGCAGCTTGGTCTTGGGAATACAGAAGACCAGTTCAAGCCATGCCTTATTAG GTCTCTGCAAGGCATCAGAATCATACAAGCTGCGGTTGGGTCAAGGCGGACAATGCTTGTGAGCGACACGGGACATGTGTACACATTCGGACAGGATATTTTCGGGGGTTTGGAATTCTTTGGGACTGCTGACGTTAATTACACTAGCAGTCCTAAGTTGGTGGAATCTCTGAAAGGTATCTTTGTAGTTCAAGCATCAATAGGAGGCTACTTCTCTGCAGTTCTGTCTAGAGAGGGTCAGGTTTATACTTTCTCTTGGGGACGTGATAAAAGACTTGGGCATAGTTCAGATCTTGCTGATGTTGAGCCTCGTCTTCTCTCTGGACCGCTTGAGGATGCTCTTGTTGTGCAGATTGCTGCCGGCAATTGCTATCTCCTTATGTTGGCCTACCAACCGACTGGGAT GTCAGTTTACTCGGTAGGCTGCGGTTTAGGAGGCAAGCTTGGACATGGATGCAAGATAAACGAGGGGATCCCAAAGTTGATTGAACATTTTCAGGCACTGGATATAAAGCCATTGTCAATTTCAGCAGGCACTTTCCATGCTGCAGTTCTGGGTTGCGATGGCCGTGTATTCACCTGGGGGTGGAGCAACTATGGTTGTCTGGGACATGATGATGAAAAAGAATGCATGACCCTCCCCACGGCAGTGGAAGGCTTGAGGGGTGTGAAGGCTATGCACGTCTCAGCTGGCGAGTACACCACCTTCGTCGTCGCAGATAATGGTGACGTCTACTCCTTTGGGTGGGCGGATTCATCTAATCTGGGTTTTCAG GCTGACGACTCAGAAAATGCAGATGTCCGAACTCCCAAGCTAGTGACTTCATTTGTTGTGCTAGACGAAAAGGTTGCGCAGATTAGCGCAACAAACACTTGGGATTGGCTTAACGAAGATATGTGTAGCTCTCATACAATCGCCCTCTCAGAATCCGGTAAGTTGTATTCCTTTGGGGGAGGTACCAAAGGCCAGCTTGGTGTCAAGCTTGCTGAGGGCCAAGAAACACGGCCTACCCCAGCTCGTGTCGCCATTGATCCCATCTAG
- the LOC133924444 gene encoding MA3 DOMAIN-CONTAINING TRANSLATION REGULATORY FACTOR 4-like yields MAADEGAMSPTRMLAEGHLRVATSGGAPADGGIAVRHLPHHHPTKKDDVGGKTEQDNLEDANSLPSKGLNKLVNGNSKVPATLEDYKKLVVPVVEEYFSTGDVELAASELRGLGSDQFHHYFVKKLISMALDRHDKEKEMASVLLSALYADLLSSHMMGEGFMMLLESSEDLTVDIPDAVDVLAVFVARAVVDEILPPVFLTRARALLPESSKGIDVLQVAAKSYLSAPHHAELVERKWGGSTQFTVEEAKKRIQDILREYIESGDIDEAFRCIRELSLPFFHHEVVKCALTFAMENMSSQPLILKLLKEATAGCLISSNQMSKGFSRLAESVDDLSLDIPTAKTLFDKLVSTAISEGWLDASLSKSAAPEEEMQNASGEKLKRFKEESGHIIQEYFLSDDIPELIRSLEELSAPEYNPIFLKKLITLAMDRKNREKEMASVLLSSLSLELFSTDDIMKGFIVLLQSAEDTALDIVDAPSELALFLARAVIDEVLIPLNLDDISSKLRPNSSGSQTVQMACALLSARHSGERILRCWGGGTGWAVEDAKDKISKLLEEYNTGGDLGEACRCIRDLGMPFFNHEVVKKALVMAMEKQNDASILALLQECFGEGLITINQMTKGFARVKEGLDDLILDIPNAQDKFGAYVELATGRGWLLPTFASVS; encoded by the exons ATGGCGGCGGATGAGGGAGCGATGTCGCCGACGAGGATGCTGGCGGAGGGGCACCTGCGGGTGGCCACTAGCGGGGGCGCGCCGGCGGACGGCGGGATCGCCGTCCGACATCTCCCGCACCACCACCCTACGAAGAAAG ACGATGTTGGTGGCAAAACTGAACAAGACAACCTTGAAGATGCAAATTCCTTACCATCTAAAGGGTTGAATAAACTAGTTAATGGGAACAGTAAG GTTCCTGCTACATTAGAAGACTATAAAAAGCTTGTTGTTCCAGTAGTTGAGGAGTATTTTAGTACAGGAGATGTGGAACTGGCAGCTTCCGAGCTAAGGGGTCTTGGATCTGATCAGTTTCATCATTACTTTGTCAAGAAGCTCATATCCATGGCATTGGACCGTcatgacaaagaaaaagaaatggcGTCAGTTTTGTTATCTGCCTTGTATGCTGATCTACTTAGCTCCCACATGATGGGTGAAGGTTTTATGATGCTTCTGGAGTCATCGGAAGATCTGACTGTTGATATACCAGATGCTGTTGATGTCTTGGCTGTTTTTGTTGCACGTGCTGTTGTTGATGAGATCTTGCCTCCTGTTTTCCTCACTCGAGCCAGAGCACTGCTTCCAGAATCTTCCAAGGGTATTGACGTTCTGCAAGTTGCTGCGAAGAGCTACTTGTCAGCTCCCCACCATGCGGAGTTAGTTGAACGCAAGTGGGGCGGGAGCACTCAATTCACCGTGGAAGAGGCCAAAAAGAGGATCCAGGATATTTTGAGAGAGTATATAGAGAGTGGAGACATAGATGAAGCCTTTAGGTGCATAAGGGAGCTGAGCCTTCCATTCTTCCATCATGAGGTTGTGAAATGTGCTCTCACCTTTGCCATGGAGAACATGTCCTCGCAGCCATTAATCCTGAAGTTGTTGAAGGAGGCAACTGCAGGTTGTTTGATCAGTTCTAATCAAATGTCAAAGGGTTTTTCTCGACTAGCTGAGAGTGTTGATGACCTGAGCCTTGATATTCCTACTGCTAAAACTCTTTTTGACAAGCTGGTTTCAACAGCCATATCTGAAGGTTGGCTTGATGCTTCTTTGAGTAAATCTGCTGCCCCTGAGGAAGAGATGCAAAATGCAAGTGGTGAAAAGCTGAAGCGTTTTAAGGAAGAATCTGGGCACATAATTCAGGAGTATTTTCTCTCAGATGACATCCCCGAACTTATTCGAAGCCTTGAAGAGCTTTCAGCTCCAGAATACAATCCCATATTCCTCAAGAAGCTTATTACGCTTGCTATGGACAGAAAGAACAGAGAGAAGGAGATGGCTTCTGTACTCCTCTCTTCACTCAGCTTGGAACTATTCTCCACTGATGACATCATGAAGGGATTCATAGTGCTCCTGCAGTCAGCAGAGGACACTGCCCTTGACATTGTGGATGCTCCCAGTGAACTTGCCCTCTTCCTGGCCAGAGCAGTGATCGATGAAGTCTTGATTCCACTGAATTTGGATGACATCAGCAGCAAACTTCGCCCAAACAGCAGTGGTAGTCAAACTGTCCAGATGGCCTGTGCCCTGCTGTCAGCTCGCCACTCTGGTGAGAGGATACTGCGGTGCTGGGGCGGAGGCACCGGCTGGGCTGTGGAAGACGCAAAGGACAAGATCTCTAAGCTCCTGGAAGAATACAACACTGGTGGTGACTTGGGGGAAGCCTGCCGTTGCATCCGTGACCTTGGAATGCCCTTCTTCAACCATGAAGTGGTAAAGAAAGCGCTGGTCATGGCAATGGAGAAGCAGAACGACGCTAGCATCTTGGCTCTGCTGCAGGAGTGCTTCGGCGAGGGGCTGATAACCATCAACCAGATGACCAAAGGCTTCGCTCGTGTCAAGGAAGGCCTGGATGATCTGATCCTCGACATCCCGAACGCGCAAGATAAGTTTGGAGCGTACGTGGAGCTCGCAACAGGTCGTGGCTGGCTGCTGCCAACCTTCGCCTCCGTTTCCTGA